A stretch of the Filimonas lacunae genome encodes the following:
- a CDS encoding isochorismatase family cysteine hydrolase yields the protein MNPINYPRDKSALVLVDVLNDFLAEDGKLHEQIKPMVDKMDLKANLERLLAGTRSAGIPVVYAPHGLDASTFTDFPYVLPRMQWGKANQVFWKGSKGADFYDPLRPLEGEFIAQRHHLYNAFINTDLDVHLRSKGIEKLVFAGLTSQTCVEGTGRYALEAGYHVTFLTDGVAEFTEKAQEAAIEISYPAFGHEVLTISAFLEALEQ from the coding sequence ATGAATCCTATCAATTATCCCAGGGACAAATCCGCGCTGGTGTTGGTCGATGTACTGAACGACTTCCTCGCAGAAGACGGTAAGCTGCACGAACAGATTAAACCGATGGTGGATAAAATGGACCTGAAAGCGAATCTGGAAAGGTTATTAGCGGGTACGCGGTCTGCGGGTATTCCCGTAGTATACGCACCACATGGCCTTGATGCATCCACCTTTACTGATTTCCCTTATGTACTTCCCCGGATGCAGTGGGGCAAAGCGAACCAAGTCTTTTGGAAAGGTAGTAAAGGAGCCGATTTTTACGATCCTTTACGTCCGTTGGAGGGAGAGTTTATTGCACAACGGCATCATCTCTACAATGCATTTATCAACACCGATCTGGATGTACATCTCCGGTCGAAAGGGATAGAAAAGCTGGTATTTGCCGGGCTGACATCCCAGACATGCGTGGAAGGTACAGGCAGGTATGCATTGGAAGCAGGGTACCATGTAACCTTCCTCACAGATGGTGTAGCTGAGTTTACCGAGAAGGCCCAGGAAGCAGCTATTGAGATATCCTACCCTGCCTTCGGACATGAGGTGCTGACAATCTCCGCATTCCTGGAAGCACTTGAACAATAA
- a CDS encoding enoyl-CoA hydratase/isomerase family protein produces MAITSTPLSIEKMDNAPLIITKHSAAFWRVTLDNPPINLMGPDMIAGLQRLMDIVETDKALKVIVFDSAHKDYFVSHFDVLRGAEVPMVSGKLGVQQWVDVSNRLHNAGVISIASIRGRVRGIGSEFILACDMRFASKEQAIFGHLEVGMGLLPGGGAAEYLPLLSGYARALEIAVSADDYDADTAAVYGWINRAFPDKQLDAFVNNLATRISGFELPALQATKTILLQRAGGRPDPFEIQESTNKFFELYQRPEAQALLAKLMEKGFQTDSDTEYRLGHHLGLLAGE; encoded by the coding sequence ATGGCTATTACAAGCACACCGTTATCTATTGAAAAAATGGATAACGCTCCACTGATCATCACCAAGCACAGTGCCGCTTTCTGGCGGGTAACATTAGACAATCCACCTATCAACCTGATGGGACCGGATATGATTGCAGGGCTTCAGCGATTGATGGATATCGTGGAAACAGATAAAGCATTAAAAGTAATCGTATTTGACAGCGCGCACAAGGACTACTTTGTTTCCCACTTCGATGTGTTACGGGGAGCAGAAGTGCCCATGGTGTCCGGGAAGCTGGGGGTACAGCAGTGGGTGGATGTATCGAACAGGCTACATAATGCCGGTGTCATTAGTATCGCCTCTATTCGTGGCCGGGTTCGTGGCATCGGTTCTGAATTCATACTGGCCTGCGATATGCGTTTTGCCAGCAAAGAGCAGGCTATTTTTGGCCACCTGGAAGTAGGTATGGGGCTTTTACCAGGCGGCGGTGCCGCGGAATACCTGCCTTTACTATCCGGCTATGCACGCGCATTGGAAATCGCGGTCAGCGCAGACGACTATGACGCCGATACAGCTGCTGTCTATGGCTGGATTAACAGGGCTTTCCCGGATAAACAACTGGATGCTTTTGTAAATAACCTGGCAACGCGGATCAGTGGGTTTGAATTACCGGCATTGCAGGCCACAAAAACCATCCTGCTGCAACGCGCAGGCGGCCGCCCTGATCCATTTGAGATACAGGAATCCACCAACAAATTTTTTGAACTGTACCAACGCCCGGAAGCACAGGCATTGCTGGCCAAATTGATGGAAAAAGGTTTCCAGACCGATAGTGATACCGAATACCGGCTGGGACATCATTTAGGGTTGCTTGCCGGCGAATAA
- a CDS encoding OsmC family peroxiredoxin, with the protein MNLTGISTWKGSWKKGNGTLSTQTRILEAVPVSYSSRFEHAPGAIPEELLAAAHAACYNQALANIAGQNQLETTSINTTVNLDLGFDDAGRPEIKSIHFNVEAAIPGASEQQFQTFAEGARVGCAISKIIKLPTTINARLLPG; encoded by the coding sequence ATGAACTTAACAGGCATCTCTACCTGGAAAGGTAGCTGGAAGAAAGGGAATGGTACCCTCTCCACACAAACACGTATTTTGGAAGCTGTTCCGGTAAGTTATAGCAGCCGTTTTGAGCATGCACCGGGGGCTATCCCGGAAGAATTGCTCGCTGCGGCGCATGCAGCCTGCTACAACCAGGCATTAGCGAATATTGCCGGTCAGAACCAGCTGGAAACGACAAGTATCAACACCACGGTGAACCTGGATCTTGGATTTGATGACGCGGGAAGACCGGAAATAAAAAGTATACACTTCAACGTGGAAGCGGCTATTCCAGGAGCATCCGAACAACAGTTTCAAACTTTTGCGGAGGGTGCCAGGGTCGGTTGCGCTATTTCCAAGATCATTAAGCTACCAACAACCATCAATGCCCGGTTACTTCCCGGCTAA
- a CDS encoding helix-turn-helix domain-containing protein — protein sequence MAKSSSNIKKAGARVKINRIKAVLLELDVSQKDLAEKIGLSLNSVARFCNNHGQPTLSNLRKIALALEVNIQTLLEPTPEKKTN from the coding sequence ATGGCTAAGTCATCATCAAATATTAAAAAAGCAGGAGCAAGGGTAAAAATTAATAGAATAAAGGCTGTATTGCTTGAACTGGATGTATCTCAAAAAGATTTGGCAGAAAAAATTGGTCTCAGTTTAAATTCAGTAGCAAGATTTTGCAATAATCATGGCCAACCTACCTTATCTAATTTAAGAAAGATAGCATTGGCTTTAGAAGTTAATATCCAAACATTATTGGAGCCTACTCCTGAGAAAAAGACAAACTAA
- a CDS encoding HEPN domain-containing protein — protein sequence MLNTLEHLTPNQKMELDQFVLNVKTEIPTDKIICYGSRLKSKTSLGCFFNDGNSNYHLECDLLLILKEECKWLIHEILDILDKQENEYISATFIIYRLNTVNEAILIGNRFFVNIQRKGLPLYDSTDQLLFQSAVNIELADWVLVAENDWERLHKKAIDFLKGAGFYKGQQNFEYCVFLLHQSIEQIAAALLLSIVGYRHSLHNTYRIIKLLQQVGLDAAKLFPANTAEEKEIFSVLRYSYGDARYNKDYTVSKEMAGVIYGRVKQLIKDAESVYQWHKERWQEKLRNESSTLSAVVVNS from the coding sequence ATGTTAAACACATTAGAACACCTTACCCCAAATCAAAAAATGGAGTTGGATCAGTTTGTACTTAATGTAAAGACTGAAATACCCACTGACAAAATCATCTGCTACGGCTCCAGGTTAAAAAGTAAAACAAGTCTAGGCTGCTTCTTCAATGATGGAAATAGTAATTATCATTTAGAATGCGACCTGCTATTAATATTAAAGGAAGAATGTAAATGGCTTATACATGAGATACTGGATATTCTTGATAAGCAGGAGAACGAGTATATTTCGGCAACATTCATTATCTACAGATTGAATACCGTAAATGAAGCTATTCTTATTGGTAATAGGTTCTTTGTTAATATTCAGAGAAAAGGTCTGCCACTTTATGATAGTACAGATCAGCTATTGTTTCAATCCGCTGTAAACATTGAACTAGCGGATTGGGTGCTTGTAGCCGAAAATGATTGGGAACGGCTTCATAAAAAAGCTATAGACTTTTTAAAAGGAGCGGGGTTTTATAAAGGTCAGCAAAACTTTGAATATTGTGTTTTTTTACTTCATCAGAGTATTGAACAAATAGCTGCCGCCCTTCTTCTTTCTATCGTTGGTTATCGTCACTCATTGCATAATACCTACAGGATTATCAAACTTTTACAACAAGTGGGTTTGGATGCCGCCAAATTGTTTCCCGCCAATACTGCTGAGGAGAAAGAAATCTTTTCAGTACTCCGGTATAGTTATGGAGATGCGAGGTATAATAAAGACTACACTGTGTCGAAAGAAATGGCAGGTGTTATATATGGTAGAGTGAAACAGCTTATCAAGGATGCTGAATCGGTCTATCAATGGCATAAAGAAAGATGGCAGGAAAAGCTTCGTAATGAATCTAGCACTTTATCAGCTGTAGTAGTTAACAGTTAA
- a CDS encoding alpha/beta fold hydrolase, with protein sequence MKAIYVAFVLCLVGHYSFSQQAASKIPATIVLVHGAWSDSTAWNAITPVLRDKGHTVINVNLPGHGADNTSPANISMRLYVDEVKKAIGNRTDIVLVGHSMAGVIISQVAEEIPAQVKELVYLAAFLPQDGQSLLSLAQNDKDAHLGKYLTVDKEHGLAIVSKEGITDAFLQDTPGNIVDFVIAHWKAEPLAPLATPVTLTNANFGSIRKAYIHTTEDHAVSYSAQIQMVKATPVKKTYTLHSSHTPFLSVPAKLADILLQESR encoded by the coding sequence ATGAAAGCGATTTATGTAGCATTCGTTCTTTGCCTGGTAGGCCACTATAGCTTTTCTCAACAGGCAGCATCAAAAATACCTGCTACCATAGTCCTGGTACATGGAGCCTGGAGTGATTCAACCGCATGGAACGCAATAACCCCGGTACTCAGGGACAAGGGACATACCGTTATAAACGTAAACCTGCCTGGCCACGGAGCGGATAACACCTCCCCGGCAAACATCAGTATGCGGCTATACGTGGACGAGGTTAAAAAGGCGATCGGCAATCGTACAGACATTGTATTAGTGGGACATAGTATGGCCGGTGTGATCATCAGCCAGGTAGCAGAAGAGATACCTGCACAGGTAAAAGAACTGGTGTATCTCGCTGCTTTCCTGCCGCAAGATGGTCAGAGCTTACTATCGCTGGCGCAAAACGACAAGGATGCTCACCTGGGTAAATATCTGACTGTAGATAAAGAGCATGGATTGGCTATTGTCAGCAAAGAAGGTATTACAGATGCTTTTCTGCAGGACACTCCTGGAAATATAGTCGATTTTGTGATCGCCCATTGGAAAGCGGAGCCATTAGCACCGTTGGCAACACCGGTTACACTTACAAATGCCAATTTTGGCAGTATCCGGAAAGCCTATATCCATACAACGGAAGACCATGCAGTAAGCTATAGCGCACAAATACAGATGGTAAAAGCCACACCGGTAAAAAAAACGTATACGCTTCACAGCAGTCATACGCCTTTCCTCTCCGTTCCGGCTAAGCTGGCAGATATCCTTCTCCAGGAATCCAGGTAA
- a CDS encoding winged helix-turn-helix transcriptional regulator produces MRQVHENSAHCGVIRSVNYIGGKWKVLILLVLSKGTVRYGKLHALLQTISKKVLTEALKELEEDGLIIRTYYQEKPPRVEYALSEAGLQVLPVLEALRNFGNGFPELLPTSSKAHCYEATA; encoded by the coding sequence ATGAGACAGGTACATGAAAACTCCGCGCACTGTGGCGTGATAAGATCGGTGAACTATATCGGTGGCAAATGGAAAGTGTTGATACTACTGGTACTCTCCAAAGGAACGGTGCGCTACGGCAAGCTGCATGCGCTGTTGCAGACCATCTCTAAAAAGGTATTGACAGAAGCTTTAAAAGAACTGGAAGAAGATGGACTGATCATCCGTACCTATTACCAGGAGAAGCCGCCCCGTGTAGAATATGCCCTCAGCGAAGCAGGCCTACAGGTTTTACCGGTACTGGAAGCCTTACGCAACTTTGGTAACGGTTTCCCGGAACTACTCCCCACCAGCAGCAAAGCGCATTGCTATGAAGCCACCGCGTAA
- a CDS encoding Crp/Fnr family transcriptional regulator, translating into MEDLSPMQQLEIYIQGMSGMSPEAFELSVPYWQLKTYKKGEFYNEYKNVCRHLGFVLSGIFRIYKYEELKQTEKNMLFFTSGQLMTSYRSFLNQVACEYFTESMTASEVLYIHHEQLQQLYKESHEWERFGRIYTERVLDGLLHHTETQLFLTPEERYTMLLQQHPDVASNVPLYHIASYLGIEGPSLSRIRKRMQQAAAK; encoded by the coding sequence ATGGAAGATCTCTCCCCTATGCAGCAACTGGAAATCTATATACAAGGTATGTCCGGCATGAGCCCGGAAGCTTTTGAACTTTCCGTACCCTACTGGCAGCTGAAAACCTATAAAAAAGGGGAGTTTTACAATGAATACAAAAACGTATGCCGACACCTGGGCTTTGTGCTCAGCGGCATTTTCCGTATTTATAAGTATGAGGAGTTAAAGCAAACCGAAAAGAACATGTTGTTTTTTACCTCCGGCCAGCTCATGACCTCTTATCGTAGTTTCCTCAACCAGGTTGCCTGTGAATATTTCACAGAATCGATGACTGCATCTGAAGTATTATACATCCATCACGAACAGCTGCAACAGCTGTATAAGGAATCGCACGAATGGGAACGGTTCGGCAGGATTTATACAGAGCGGGTACTGGATGGTTTATTGCATCATACCGAAACCCAGCTATTCCTGACACCGGAAGAACGGTACACCATGCTACTGCAACAACATCCGGACGTGGCCAGCAACGTGCCACTCTATCATATTGCTTCTTACCTGGGTATAGAAGGGCCTTCGCTAAGCAGGATACGGAAAAGAATGCAGCAGGCTGCGGCTAAATAA
- a CDS encoding SDR family oxidoreductase, with product MKKVVVITGSSSGFGMLTAITLAGKGYTVVATMRHSKGYNQPAAGKLREQGIAEVVDMDVTDDTSVQQAISGILSRYGRIDILINNAGVYSGGVLEAFSIEQVKRVFETNVFGILRVNNEVLPGMRARKEGLIINISSSVGRVSPPLQAPYNASKFAVEALVEASHAELSTQGIETVLIEPGAFLTDIWGKQGLNADRAGIAESYGQDIADMQQHIQQVFGKILEEQKPDPQLVADKILALIEMKAGKRPLRNPVDPAANGADIAYNEATIAAAAHWMVQYGF from the coding sequence ATGAAAAAGGTAGTAGTGATTACGGGTAGCAGCAGCGGCTTCGGGATGCTGACTGCTATTACGCTGGCAGGAAAAGGATATACAGTAGTAGCAACGATGCGGCATAGTAAAGGGTACAATCAACCTGCTGCCGGTAAGCTGCGGGAACAGGGTATAGCGGAGGTGGTGGATATGGATGTGACGGATGATACTTCTGTGCAGCAGGCGATCAGCGGCATCCTGTCGCGGTATGGCCGGATCGATATATTGATCAACAATGCGGGTGTGTACAGTGGTGGTGTGCTGGAAGCCTTTTCTATAGAACAGGTAAAGCGGGTATTTGAAACGAATGTCTTTGGTATCCTGCGGGTGAATAACGAAGTGTTGCCGGGTATGCGTGCCCGGAAGGAAGGGCTGATCATTAACATCTCCAGCTCTGTGGGCAGGGTATCGCCCCCACTACAGGCCCCTTATAACGCCAGTAAGTTTGCGGTAGAAGCATTGGTGGAAGCGTCCCATGCGGAGTTGTCTACACAGGGCATTGAAACGGTGCTGATAGAGCCGGGTGCTTTCCTGACAGATATCTGGGGAAAACAGGGGCTGAATGCAGACCGTGCCGGTATCGCAGAAAGCTATGGACAGGACATCGCAGACATGCAGCAGCATATCCAGCAAGTGTTTGGTAAAATACTCGAAGAACAGAAACCGGATCCGCAACTGGTAGCAGACAAGATCCTCGCGCTGATAGAAATGAAAGCGGGTAAGCGCCCGCTGCGTAACCCGGTGGATCCTGCTGCGAATGGGGCAGATATTGCGTACAATGAAGCAACGATCGCTGCTGCTGCGCATTGGATGGTGCAATATGGTTTTTAA
- a CDS encoding DUF1330 domain-containing protein: protein MSAYLIFILEQATDTEELSIYTEMVPRTLIGYNIKILTEARGHSVLEGPSILGGMILEFPSLEAAQEWYNSAEYQAAALHRFKGANTTVLLMEGIPGITNEAYVHL from the coding sequence ATGTCAGCCTATCTCATTTTCATTCTCGAACAGGCAACCGATACAGAAGAGCTGAGCATTTATACAGAAATGGTGCCGCGTACGCTGATCGGATACAACATTAAAATCCTGACAGAAGCCCGTGGACATTCTGTACTGGAGGGGCCATCTATCCTTGGGGGAATGATACTGGAATTCCCTTCCCTGGAAGCTGCGCAGGAATGGTATAACAGCGCGGAATATCAGGCGGCAGCACTTCACCGGTTTAAAGGGGCTAATACAACGGTATTATTGATGGAAGGGATACCTGGCATTACAAACGAAGCATACGTTCATTTATAA
- a CDS encoding peroxiredoxin, which translates to MATLQAGDHVPDFTLRDQYNNPFSMKDHRGDKIVLYFYPKDESAVCTKEACAFRDSFQEFMDKGILVIGINAGSSASHKAFAEKNRLPFTLLSDPGNKVLKAFGIQPWLFLTGRETFLIDEQGKVEYTYRAFLKGDAHPQKVLAFLQGQ; encoded by the coding sequence ATGGCCACATTACAAGCAGGAGATCACGTACCTGATTTTACGCTGCGGGATCAGTATAACAATCCTTTCTCTATGAAAGATCACCGGGGAGATAAAATAGTCCTGTACTTCTATCCCAAGGATGAAAGCGCGGTCTGCACGAAAGAAGCCTGTGCTTTCCGGGACAGCTTCCAGGAGTTTATGGACAAGGGGATACTGGTGATTGGTATTAACGCGGGCTCTTCTGCCAGTCATAAAGCTTTTGCAGAAAAGAACCGGCTGCCTTTCACTTTACTGAGTGACCCGGGTAATAAGGTGCTGAAAGCGTTTGGCATCCAACCCTGGTTATTCCTGACGGGCAGGGAAACCTTCCTGATCGATGAGCAGGGAAAGGTCGAATATACCTACCGGGCTTTTCTCAAAGGGGATGCTCATCCACAGAAGGTGCTGGCATTTCTGCAGGGGCAGTAA
- a CDS encoding Crp/Fnr family transcriptional regulator has translation MTDASFCEPLLKNLKNIAAIDLESEDIIIARSQEIVIPKGQVILREGTVSRYCYFIVSGKARSYYTDPDKATTTWLFHFNEPFSNAKNLFINDYKSFLTGLPATLTIETLTEVTAIRWSYDNFEYMCKHIPVFEKLMRKLNEAFFIVMYDRISSLLTLSAAERYKKLLLEEPHLINMFSNYYLASYLHVTPQSLSRIKSKCLGRA, from the coding sequence ATGACAGATGCATCCTTCTGTGAGCCACTTTTAAAGAACCTGAAAAACATTGCAGCGATTGACCTGGAATCCGAAGACATTATTATAGCCAGGTCCCAGGAGATAGTAATACCCAAAGGACAGGTGATCCTGAGAGAAGGCACCGTATCCAGGTATTGCTATTTTATTGTATCCGGAAAAGCCCGCTCCTATTATACAGACCCGGACAAAGCCACCACGACCTGGTTGTTTCATTTCAACGAACCTTTCAGCAATGCAAAAAATTTATTTATCAATGACTACAAAAGCTTTCTCACAGGACTTCCTGCAACACTTACCATTGAAACACTTACCGAAGTAACGGCCATCCGGTGGAGCTATGATAACTTTGAGTACATGTGCAAACACATACCCGTGTTTGAGAAATTAATGCGCAAACTGAACGAAGCCTTTTTTATTGTGATGTATGACAGGATCTCTTCCTTATTAACCTTGTCTGCTGCGGAGCGTTATAAAAAACTCCTACTGGAAGAACCCCACTTGATCAATATGTTCTCCAACTACTACCTCGCATCTTATCTTCACGTGACACCACAATCCCTCAGCAGGATAAAAAGCAAATGCCTTGGCAGGGCTTAA
- a CDS encoding SDR family NAD(P)-dependent oxidoreductase, whose product MSSLTSKVALVTGGSRGIGAAIVQKLAAEGASIAFTYVNSAEKANAIVKELEKAGTKALAIQADSSLQKDVAAAVAQTAQHFGRLDILVNNAAVFVIGPIEDADKNTAQYDRQIDINIRSIATAIREAAKYISDNGRIITISSAVANYVGTAHLTDYAATKAAASSYSRGYAHDLGKRGITVNAVQPGPVDTDMNPDSGAFADAMRSKTALGRYGKAEEIAALVGFLAGPDAAYITGASITIDGGLSA is encoded by the coding sequence ATGTCATCATTAACAAGCAAGGTTGCCTTGGTTACAGGGGGCAGCCGCGGCATCGGTGCGGCTATTGTACAAAAATTAGCGGCAGAAGGTGCGAGTATTGCCTTTACTTATGTGAATTCCGCTGAGAAGGCGAACGCCATTGTAAAGGAATTGGAAAAGGCAGGAACAAAAGCATTGGCCATTCAGGCGGATAGCTCCCTTCAAAAGGATGTGGCAGCAGCTGTCGCACAGACAGCTCAACATTTTGGCAGGCTCGACATCCTGGTAAATAATGCAGCGGTATTTGTCATCGGCCCAATAGAAGATGCAGATAAAAATACAGCGCAATACGACCGGCAGATTGATATCAATATACGCTCTATAGCTACGGCCATCCGGGAAGCAGCAAAGTATATCAGCGATAACGGAAGAATCATCACCATCAGCTCCGCAGTGGCTAATTATGTGGGCACGGCTCATCTGACAGACTATGCAGCTACCAAAGCAGCAGCTTCTTCGTACAGCCGGGGCTATGCACATGACCTGGGAAAAAGAGGGATCACCGTAAACGCGGTACAACCCGGACCGGTGGATACAGATATGAACCCGGACAGCGGGGCTTTTGCGGACGCGATGCGTTCCAAAACAGCGCTCGGCCGGTATGGCAAGGCAGAAGAAATCGCAGCCCTGGTCGGCTTTCTCGCAGGACCGGATGCTGCCTATATCACAGGAGCCAGTATCACTATCGATGGCGGACTTTCTGCCTGA
- a CDS encoding SDR family oxidoreductase, protein MEISNKTVLITGGGSGIGLETARLLNKRGNKVLIIGRNADRLRNAARGLDNVHTFSCDITKGEEVKKLTDKITNEFENLSIVMNNAAQSYVYSHGNGINAFEKASEEMLTNYLAVIRLNESLLPILTLQKEAAIINVTSLVSITPVTVIPTYSDTKAALHSYTLALRHSLAKNTPVKVFELLPPLVDTEFSKAIGGAENGIPAVVVAEQLLEGIQKDEPEIYVGQTKDFRSFFFSDPQGAFQMLNPTH, encoded by the coding sequence ATGGAAATTTCAAACAAAACCGTACTGATTACGGGAGGTGGTTCCGGCATTGGCCTGGAAACAGCCAGGTTGCTGAACAAGCGTGGTAACAAAGTGCTGATCATCGGAAGAAATGCGGACAGGTTACGCAATGCAGCCAGAGGGCTGGACAATGTACATACATTCTCCTGTGACATCACCAAAGGCGAAGAGGTGAAAAAATTAACCGACAAAATAACGAATGAGTTTGAGAACCTCAGTATCGTTATGAATAATGCGGCGCAGAGTTATGTATACTCGCATGGGAATGGTATCAATGCCTTTGAAAAAGCCAGCGAAGAGATGCTGACAAACTACCTGGCTGTGATCCGGTTAAATGAAAGCCTGCTGCCCATACTTACTTTGCAAAAAGAGGCAGCTATTATCAATGTCACCTCACTGGTATCCATAACCCCCGTAACCGTGATACCCACTTATTCTGATACCAAGGCAGCTCTGCACTCCTATACACTGGCGCTGAGACATTCCCTGGCAAAAAACACACCGGTAAAAGTATTTGAGTTACTGCCGCCTTTAGTAGATACGGAATTCTCTAAGGCCATTGGCGGAGCTGAAAATGGTATTCCTGCGGTTGTCGTAGCAGAGCAGTTACTGGAAGGTATTCAAAAGGATGAACCTGAAATTTATGTAGGTCAGACAAAAGACTTTCGTTCATTTTTCTTCAGCGATCCCCAGGGTGCATTTCAAATGCTCAATCCTACCCACTAG
- a CDS encoding alpha/beta fold hydrolase has protein sequence MKKMRQLIWAALTGGIVLMACSKDDKAEAPPAKTYVLVHGAWQAPYVWDSVRIRLEKDGAKVVVVALPGHGADTTAPASLTLNVYQDKVIKALDGVSGKVILVGHSLGGMVISAVGEKVPERIEKLIYIGAYLPQNGQSLLDLANTDADSQLRTSLRPSPDFVTLDVVREELANIFIQDGSEKVKAAVLANYRAEPGIPFSNPVTLTAGNYGRLEKVYIKTLQDHVVSPSLQDRMIAAGGITKTYQLNTSHSPFLSKPDSVSIALEQLAQ, from the coding sequence ATGAAAAAAATGAGACAGCTGATATGGGCAGCACTGACAGGAGGGATAGTATTGATGGCTTGCAGTAAGGATGACAAGGCAGAAGCGCCACCCGCGAAGACCTATGTACTGGTACATGGCGCGTGGCAGGCACCGTATGTATGGGATTCTGTCCGCATCCGCCTGGAGAAAGATGGTGCGAAGGTAGTGGTAGTGGCATTACCGGGCCATGGTGCGGATACTACGGCACCGGCATCCCTCACACTGAATGTCTACCAGGATAAAGTGATCAAAGCCCTGGATGGCGTAAGTGGGAAAGTCATCCTGGTGGGGCATAGCCTGGGGGGCATGGTGATCTCCGCAGTGGGAGAGAAAGTACCGGAGCGTATAGAAAAGCTGATATATATCGGCGCCTACTTACCGCAGAATGGACAATCACTGCTGGACCTCGCCAACACCGATGCCGACTCCCAGTTACGCACTTCGCTACGTCCGTCTCCCGATTTTGTCACGCTTGATGTCGTACGCGAAGAACTGGCCAATATCTTCATACAGGATGGCTCCGAAAAAGTAAAAGCGGCGGTATTGGCGAATTACCGGGCAGAACCAGGGATTCCTTTTTCCAACCCCGTAACGTTAACAGCCGGTAACTACGGCAGGCTGGAAAAAGTGTACATTAAAACCCTACAGGATCATGTGGTGTCACCGTCGCTGCAAGACCGTATGATCGCCGCAGGAGGTATTACAAAGACCTATCAGCTGAACACGAGTCATTCACCTTTCTTATCCAAGCCGGATTCTGTCAGTATCGCACTGGAGCAACTGGCACAATAA
- a CDS encoding TetR/AcrR family transcriptional regulator yields the protein MTKKTGDYIYIWVISKPGKMGKAERTKQMIIEKASIILNKKGVEGTTVDSVLEASQVARGCLYNYFDNKDALCYEAVDYLLKKNDDQVISVVSREQTAKSKIYAYLKFNKDPLDTFIEGGCPILNLAAEADDNNPVIKEKLKANMLAAQKYFTVILKEGIRSGEFSKRLQADEFAYKMFASIQGGILISRVIGNVQPMQAIIKSIKAELKTFETE from the coding sequence TTGACAAAAAAAACAGGCGATTACATCTATATTTGGGTTATATCAAAGCCGGGAAAGATGGGGAAAGCGGAAAGGACAAAACAAATGATCATAGAAAAAGCTTCTATTATATTGAATAAAAAAGGAGTGGAGGGCACGACCGTGGATAGTGTGCTGGAAGCTTCACAGGTGGCCCGGGGTTGCCTGTATAATTATTTTGACAATAAAGACGCGCTTTGTTATGAAGCGGTCGATTATTTATTGAAAAAAAATGATGACCAGGTGATCTCCGTAGTATCGAGAGAGCAGACGGCAAAGAGCAAGATCTATGCCTACCTGAAATTTAATAAGGACCCGCTGGATACTTTCATTGAAGGAGGTTGCCCTATCCTGAATCTTGCGGCAGAAGCGGATGACAATAACCCCGTCATCAAAGAAAAGCTGAAAGCCAATATGCTTGCTGCGCAAAAATATTTTACGGTTATTTTAAAAGAAGGTATCAGGTCAGGGGAGTTTAGTAAACGATTACAGGCAGATGAATTTGCTTACAAGATGTTTGCTTCCATACAGGGGGGGATCCTCATCAGCCGTGTCATCGGAAATGTGCAACCGATGCAGGCAATTATAAAAAGTATCAAGGCGGAGCTGAAGACCTTTGAAACAGAATAA